A genome region from Anabaena sphaerica FACHB-251 includes the following:
- a CDS encoding peptidoglycan-binding domain-containing protein: MKYSLIKSISHNLRKKQSYYSLLFYVTPVLIASSAMPSIAAPIQIAQISTVGNINRPTLQLGSQGQLVSELQAALALLGFYTGAVDGIYQEGTARAVSQFKQAAGLNPDSVVDAITWQKLFPNVSNVAANTYSSGVQPTASNNLSVPTQNNRNTVINNTVLRKPTAPKPTTTSQNQPNTSFRPTPPNQQNPNIQYTPAGWPILRLGNRGSEVTKLQKLLQTLGFLKGSIDGDFGVTTETAVKAAQTRYGLQADGVVGGATWEVFVRRLPQQR, from the coding sequence ATGAAATATAGCCTGATTAAGAGTATTTCCCACAACTTAAGAAAAAAACAGTCGTATTACTCACTTTTATTTTACGTTACACCTGTACTGATTGCTTCCTCTGCGATGCCATCAATAGCAGCACCTATACAAATTGCCCAAATCAGCACCGTAGGTAACATCAACCGCCCCACCTTGCAACTTGGTAGCCAAGGTCAACTTGTCTCGGAACTTCAGGCAGCACTGGCACTTTTAGGCTTTTACACAGGTGCAGTAGATGGTATTTATCAAGAAGGTACAGCCAGGGCTGTTTCCCAATTTAAACAAGCCGCTGGCTTGAATCCAGATAGTGTTGTAGATGCTATCACTTGGCAAAAACTTTTCCCTAATGTATCAAACGTTGCTGCCAATACCTATTCCTCTGGTGTGCAACCCACCGCCAGCAATAACTTGAGTGTTCCTACTCAAAACAATAGAAACACTGTTATTAATAACACAGTTCTCCGAAAACCGACTGCTCCCAAACCAACTACAACTTCCCAAAATCAGCCTAACACGAGCTTTCGTCCGACACCACCCAATCAGCAAAATCCTAACATTCAATACACCCCGGCAGGATGGCCTATTTTACGTTTAGGCAACCGTGGCTCAGAAGTAACTAAGTTACAAAAACTACTACAAACCTTGGGTTTTTTGAAAGGCTCTATAGATGGTGACTTTGGTGTTACCACTGAAACCGCAGTCAAAGCTGCTCAAACTCGCTACGGGTTACAAGCAGATGGCGTTGTTGGTGGAGCTACTTGGGAAGTTTTCGTGCGGCGCTTGCCCCAGCAACGTTAG
- a CDS encoding M16 family metallopeptidase, whose amino-acid sequence MQNINNSKSSIHRTVLPNGIVVLVAENSAADIIAGRIFIRAGSCYENREQAGLAHLLSAVMTKGCDGLSSLEIAEKVESVGASLSVDAGTDYFLLSLKTVTADFAEILALSALLLRSPTFPESQIELEKRLALQDIRSQKEQPFNLAFEQMRQAMYQEHPYSLSVLGTETTISSITRVDLTEFHQTHFRPDNIVISIAGRITPEAALELVAEVFGDWFPPTQPRHILDLPAISVTPKSCLKPLNTQQSIVMLGYMGPSVSAPGYAALKLLSTYLGNGLSSRLFVELREKRGLAYEVSAIYSTRLFPASFIVYMGTASENTSIAFQGLRQEVERLCNTELSADELQTAKNKILGQYALGKQTNGQIAQIYGWYEILGLGIEFDQEFPALIHKVSPKSAMTAANKYLQEPYVSLVGQEEAIKSVNS is encoded by the coding sequence ATGCAAAATATAAATAATTCTAAGTCTTCTATCCATCGCACTGTATTACCAAATGGCATTGTTGTATTGGTAGCAGAAAACTCAGCAGCAGATATTATTGCCGGGAGAATTTTTATCCGTGCTGGTAGCTGTTATGAAAATCGAGAACAAGCAGGTTTAGCACATTTGTTATCAGCAGTAATGACAAAAGGTTGTGATGGTTTATCGAGCTTAGAAATTGCCGAAAAAGTCGAGTCTGTGGGAGCAAGTTTAAGTGTCGATGCGGGTACTGATTATTTTTTGCTGTCTTTGAAAACAGTAACTGCTGATTTTGCCGAAATTTTAGCACTGTCGGCGTTATTATTGCGATCGCCCACATTTCCCGAAAGCCAAATAGAACTAGAAAAGCGGTTAGCACTACAAGATATACGCTCTCAAAAAGAGCAACCCTTTAACTTGGCTTTTGAACAAATGCGACAAGCCATGTACCAAGAACACCCATATTCTCTGTCGGTTTTAGGTACAGAAACAACTATTAGCAGCATTACTCGTGTAGACTTAACAGAATTTCACCAAACTCATTTTCGTCCAGACAACATAGTAATTAGCATTGCTGGACGCATCACACCAGAAGCAGCACTAGAGTTAGTCGCAGAAGTGTTTGGTGATTGGTTCCCACCAACTCAACCACGTCATATACTAGATTTACCTGCAATTTCTGTTACACCAAAATCCTGCCTCAAACCCTTAAATACACAACAATCAATTGTGATGTTGGGTTATATGGGTCCATCAGTCAGCGCCCCCGGATACGCCGCCCTCAAATTGTTATCTACATACTTGGGAAATGGGCTTTCTAGCCGCTTGTTTGTGGAATTACGAGAAAAACGGGGTTTAGCTTACGAAGTATCTGCTATTTACTCTACTCGGCTGTTTCCCGCTTCATTTATAGTTTATATGGGAACTGCATCAGAAAATACCAGTATCGCTTTCCAAGGATTGCGCCAAGAAGTAGAACGACTATGTAATACTGAACTATCTGCCGATGAACTACAAACAGCCAAGAATAAAATTCTCGGACAGTATGCCTTGGGTAAGCAAACTAACGGGCAAATTGCTCAAATATATGGATGGTATGAAATTTTGGGCTTAGGAATTGAATTTGATCAGGAATTTCCCGCACTGATTCACAAAGTCAGTCCTAAGTCAGCGATGACAGCCGCTAATAAATATTTACAGGAACCTTATGTGTCTTTAGTTGGTCAAGAGGAAGCAATAAAATCAGTTAACAGTTAA